The following proteins come from a genomic window of Papaver somniferum cultivar HN1 unplaced genomic scaffold, ASM357369v1 unplaced-scaffold_65, whole genome shotgun sequence:
- the LOC113343649 gene encoding F-box protein At3g26010-like, with the protein MLTKTPNTNLTDDIWLEIFLLLPLNSIFKLRCVSKVWSSLLSNPNFINKWIQFNSSNESLPWIVFHSYNTVYSKNNFLISYAKSLNSKSISGNEHGFSFRFLNPNPHDQSIYLLDSSNGLVLCTPSYYRPRIYYVCNPLTQKWVSLPPSPTSTTSWVVNGFTCESISSTSCYKVVRIPKFEGSSNKFSIEIFSSDLGEWIIREVTCPASVIWHYSHVRKSIVIVNGVLYWTELGNRILTYSLKNNSETGDRQSRLINFPDMELEDSYGDNSSYCLGQLGFLCYARIMTSQKILSVWVLEDEWHLLHKDIDLSDLVAEMYSKFHVCEFEDPEREDEDFMEVQVLGFSPVDKNVILLSYHIFVWAFNIKTRRHEELSQTSFLGNTHSAYRYQLFNTHSVDRYRVYYPFALKPMPTILPPPSWAGTLANVNVSNLQ; encoded by the coding sequence ATGCTTACCAAAACCCCAAACACGAATCTAACAGACGATATCTGGCTTGAAatattccttcttcttcctctaaatTCAATCTTTAAATTGAGGTGTGTTTCTAAGGTATGGTCTTCACttctctcaaaccctaatttcattaataAATGGATTCAATTCAACAGCTCTAATGAATCTCTCCCATGGATCGTCTTCCATAGTTATAATACTGTATATAGTAAGAATAATTTCTTAATTTCGTATGCAAAATCATTGAATTCTAAATCTATATCTGGTAATGAACATGggttttcttttagatttctgaATCCAAACCCACATGATCAAAGCATATACCTCTTAGATTCAAGTAACGGTTTGGTTTTATGTACACCAAGTTATTACAGACCGAGGATATATTATGTGTGTAATCCACTTACCCAAAAATGGGTTTCACTTCCTCCATCTCCCACATCCACCACCAGCTGGGTTGTTAATGGTTTCACCTGTGAATCTATTTCATCAACTAGCTGTTATAAGGTTGTGCGTATCCCGAAATTTGAAGGGAGTTCAAACAAATTCAGTATTGAaattttttcttctgatttgggTGAGTGGATTATCCGTGAAGTGACATGCCCCGCTAGTGTCATTTGGCATTACTCTCATGTTCGCAAATCTATAGTTATTGTAAATGGAGTTTTGTATTGGACTGAATTGGGAAATAGAATCTTAACTTACAGTCTGAAGAATAATTCTGAAACTGGTGACCGGCAGTCTAGATTGATCAACTTCCCTGACATGGAGTTGGAAGATTCTTATGGTGACAACAGCTCTTATTGTCTTGGGCAGTTAGGTTTTCTGTGTTATGCGAGAATAATGACAAGCCAAAagattttaagtgtttgggtgctcgAGGACGAGTGGCATTTGTTGCACAAGGATATCGACCTGAGTGATCTCGTAGCAGAAATGTATAGTAAATTCCATGTGTGTGAGTTTGAAGATCCTGAAAGAGAAGATGaggattttatggaagtccaGGTTTTAGGTTTCAGTCCAGTAGACAAGAATGTTATTTTGCTCAGTTACCATATCTTTGTTTGGGCATTTAACATTAAAACTAGAAGACACGAAGAGTTATCCCAGACTTCTTTCTTGGGTAACACTCATTCGGCTTATCGCTATCAGCTCTTTAATACCCATTCAGTCGATCGCTATCGTGTCTACTACCCATTTGCTTTAAAGCCAATGCCAACTATACTGCCGCCACCTTCATGGGCAGGCACTTTAGCTAATGTTAAtgtttcaaatcttcaataa